Proteins co-encoded in one Candidatus Thiodictyon syntrophicum genomic window:
- the fnr gene encoding fumarate/nitrate reduction transcriptional regulator Fnr: MSQPTIISIETMRVACKSCSLSTLCLPMGLCPQDVERLEDIVKHARPLHRGDLLFRSGDRFRSLYVVKTGSLKSFAPSPEGGEQVLGFHLPGEVIGLDAIDRRTHSCFAKVLETSSICEVPFQLLTQLTAIIPGLQHHLYRLLSKEIGHDTDMLLLLGKKNAEERLAAFLLDMSKRLQRRGLSPTDFYLSMSRHEIGNYLGLAVETVSRIFTRFQDDRLLGVERKHIEIFDLDALATLADGMGTMRQQQQRT, from the coding sequence TTGAGTCAACCAACCATCATTTCCATCGAGACGATGCGGGTTGCGTGCAAGAGTTGCTCGCTCTCAACCCTCTGTCTGCCCATGGGGCTCTGCCCCCAAGACGTGGAGCGGCTCGAAGATATCGTCAAACACGCCCGGCCGCTGCACCGCGGGGACCTGCTGTTTCGCAGCGGTGATCGCTTCCGCTCGCTCTACGTGGTCAAGACCGGCTCGCTCAAGAGCTTCGCGCCCAGTCCGGAAGGCGGCGAGCAGGTGCTGGGCTTTCACCTGCCGGGTGAGGTCATCGGACTCGACGCCATCGACCGACGCACCCACAGTTGCTTCGCCAAGGTGCTGGAAACCTCCTCAATCTGCGAGGTCCCCTTCCAGCTACTGACGCAACTGACGGCGATCATCCCCGGCCTCCAGCATCACCTCTACCGACTGCTCAGCAAGGAGATCGGCCACGACACCGACATGCTCCTGCTGCTCGGCAAGAAGAACGCGGAAGAACGCCTGGCGGCCTTCCTGCTCGACATGTCCAAGCGGCTGCAACGGCGCGGGCTGTCGCCGACCGATTTTTATCTGAGCATGTCGCGCCACGAGATCGGCAACTATCTGGGGCTCGCGGTGGAGACGGTGAGCCGCATCTTTACCCGCTTCCAGGACGACCGCCTCCTGGGAGTGGAGCGCAAGCACATCGAGATCTTCGATCTGGACGCGCTGGCGACCCTGGCGGATGGTATGGGCACGATGCGGCAGCAGCAGCAGCGGACCTGA
- a CDS encoding DUF1788 domain-containing protein, producing the protein MSGVFNQRLDQILERVTADDFLQGKGLGNEIPFYAFDYPAERELEVRGHLAFLLTQIPKRRPSLRFTHINLFDLIIRHLKDRGFYDKALALHQKQGDAALRKALAAPLDAGKLAAVLATEVKPAQQDLVLVSGVGAAYPLLRTHNLLNNLHHRMGSTPLVLFYPGDYDGQSLRLFGTLQDKPYYRAFRLVS; encoded by the coding sequence ATGAGCGGCGTCTTCAACCAACGTCTCGACCAGATCCTGGAGCGCGTCACCGCCGACGACTTCCTCCAAGGCAAGGGCCTGGGCAACGAGATCCCGTTCTACGCCTTCGACTATCCCGCCGAACGGGAGTTGGAGGTGCGCGGGCACCTCGCCTTCCTCCTCACCCAGATCCCCAAGCGTCGGCCCAGCTTGCGCTTCACGCACATCAACCTGTTCGACCTGATCATCCGCCACCTGAAGGACCGCGGGTTTTATGACAAGGCCCTGGCCCTCCACCAGAAGCAAGGTGATGCGGCGCTACGCAAGGCGCTCGCCGCACCGCTGGACGCGGGCAAGCTGGCGGCCGTGCTCGCCACCGAGGTCAAGCCCGCGCAACAGGACCTGGTGCTCGTCTCCGGAGTCGGCGCAGCCTACCCCTTGCTGCGCACCCACAACCTGCTGAACAATCTCCACCACCGCATGGGCAGCACGCCGCTCGTGCTGTTCTACCCCGGCGACTACGACGGTCAATCCCTGCGGCTGTTCGGCACCTTACAGGACAAACCCTATTACCGCGCCTTCAGGCTCGTGAGCTGA
- the brxC gene encoding BREX system P-loop protein BrxC, translated as MLIKDLFTKPIDRPINGVIKADQADSASVWQELDEYVVTKELDIHFRRFFGAYLDAIDHAGDPQVVGKVGVWISGFFGSGKSHFLKILSYLLENLEISHAGQTRRAIAFFDGKIQDAMLAADIKRAVGTAVDVCLFNIDSKADTASGRDAILRVFLKVFNEKLGFCADHPHIADLERHLAASGKLDAFKAAFRTIAKCDWEQERDGYSFYADELVLALSQALGKTPEGARAWLERCEDDFKSLLTVENFAGWIKAYLDSRGPAHRICFLADEIGQFIGQDTHLMLNLQTIAENLGTVCGGRAWVVVTSQEDIDAVLGEVRAARANDFSKIQGRFKTRLSLSSANVDEVIQKRLLDKTDAARATLAALYRDQADILKNQLSFSNVGMTFKPYADALDFVSVYPFAPYQFQLIQKVFEAIRRHGVTGLHLARGERSMLDAFQSAAIQLAAEPVGVLVPLHRFYPAIESFLEGVVKSTLDHAAGNDKLEPFDSQLLRTLFLIRYVEEIRGNVDNLVTLFVDRIDADRLALRRQIEASLQRLERETLIGRNGEDFFFLTNEERDISREIKDVDLSSAEEAKFLGELIFDDLLKGLRKQRFPDNNKDFGINRLCDLHPHGTRTDGDLVLSLVTPLADDYPMYEEARCILQSAAEGGQLIVRLDDDKTLGRELRTWLQTDRYIGRKNDGTAATTTVKILRERQEENRERRARLVLQLERLCKEAAYYAAGQPVRPKGGTAAASLSDALNYLIRNSFNKLGYLAHLSANPQAEIKAVLSATDVDDLGFSLEAGQGNQQALAEVEGHVNLMAGANRQVILQDLVEDRFGRRPYGWPEWEVVLLVARLVRKGAISLVMDGATLSADKIFEAVVTPSKWRRITAIKRQTVDQGQLQAARQLAKEVFGQIAPDGEDALAACLREHLGGWRTNLGQYKTLADTDAYPGRQEIADAAGVIAKLLAETESFGLIGTFLERKTDLLDLSDNVHELTNFYETQRPTWERLRKAAARFQPNRTWLDKDPKAAAALARIQTILDAAAPYGMIKDAESLIQTVEGIDTALVAERRAQVLQGIDAQLGKVQVELDEAKAATDLRNLCLLPLQVLRRQVETQASIAHLDQAGQAAIDAADEAFAKIEAAASQRKDPGTVGEQDKPVYVKPRRVVKVAALAPAGYLETQSDVDGYLDRLRKALENAISAGERIEIR; from the coding sequence ATGTTGATCAAGGATCTGTTCACCAAGCCGATCGACCGCCCCATCAACGGCGTCATCAAGGCCGATCAGGCCGACAGTGCGTCGGTCTGGCAGGAGCTCGACGAGTACGTCGTCACCAAGGAACTCGACATCCATTTCCGCCGCTTCTTCGGCGCCTACCTGGATGCGATCGACCACGCCGGGGACCCCCAGGTGGTCGGCAAGGTCGGGGTCTGGATCTCCGGGTTCTTCGGCTCCGGCAAGTCCCACTTTCTCAAGATCCTTTCCTACCTCTTGGAGAACCTTGAGATCAGCCATGCCGGGCAGACCCGGCGTGCCATCGCGTTCTTCGACGGCAAGATCCAGGACGCCATGTTGGCCGCCGACATCAAGCGCGCCGTCGGCACCGCGGTGGATGTCTGCCTGTTCAACATCGACAGCAAGGCCGACACCGCCAGCGGGCGTGACGCCATCCTGCGGGTCTTCCTGAAGGTGTTCAACGAGAAGCTCGGGTTTTGCGCCGATCATCCGCACATCGCCGACCTGGAGCGGCACCTCGCGGCGTCGGGCAAGCTCGACGCCTTCAAGGCCGCATTCCGCACCATTGCCAAGTGCGACTGGGAGCAGGAACGCGACGGCTACAGCTTCTACGCCGACGAACTGGTGCTGGCCCTCTCGCAGGCCCTGGGCAAGACCCCCGAGGGTGCACGCGCCTGGCTCGAACGCTGCGAGGACGATTTCAAGTCGCTCCTGACCGTCGAGAACTTCGCCGGCTGGATCAAGGCCTACCTGGACAGTCGGGGCCCCGCGCACCGCATCTGCTTCCTGGCGGACGAGATCGGCCAGTTCATCGGCCAGGACACCCACCTGATGCTCAACCTCCAGACCATCGCCGAGAACTTGGGCACCGTCTGCGGCGGCCGGGCCTGGGTCGTGGTCACCTCCCAAGAAGACATCGACGCGGTGCTGGGCGAGGTCCGTGCCGCCCGCGCCAATGACTTCTCCAAGATCCAGGGTCGTTTCAAGACCCGCCTTTCGCTCTCCAGCGCCAACGTGGATGAGGTCATCCAGAAGCGCCTGCTGGACAAGACCGACGCCGCCCGCGCGACCCTGGCGGCCCTCTACCGCGACCAGGCCGACATCCTCAAGAACCAGCTCAGCTTCAGCAATGTTGGCATGACCTTCAAGCCCTATGCTGACGCACTGGATTTCGTCAGCGTCTACCCCTTTGCCCCCTACCAGTTCCAACTGATCCAAAAGGTCTTCGAGGCCATCCGCCGCCACGGGGTCACCGGCCTGCACCTGGCTCGCGGCGAGCGGTCCATGCTGGACGCCTTCCAGTCCGCCGCGATCCAACTCGCCGCCGAGCCGGTCGGGGTGCTGGTCCCGCTGCACCGCTTCTACCCGGCCATCGAGAGTTTCCTCGAAGGCGTCGTCAAGTCGACCCTCGACCACGCCGCCGGCAACGACAAGCTCGAACCCTTCGACTCGCAGCTTCTGCGCACCCTGTTCCTGATCCGTTATGTCGAGGAGATCCGGGGCAACGTCGACAACCTGGTGACCCTGTTCGTCGACCGCATCGACGCCGACCGCCTGGCCCTGCGCCGACAGATCGAGGCCAGCCTCCAACGCCTGGAGCGCGAGACCCTGATCGGACGCAATGGCGAGGACTTCTTCTTCCTCACCAATGAAGAGCGCGACATCAGCCGCGAGATCAAGGACGTTGACCTGAGTTCCGCGGAAGAGGCCAAGTTCCTGGGCGAGCTGATCTTCGATGACCTGCTCAAGGGGCTGCGCAAGCAGCGCTTCCCCGACAACAACAAAGATTTCGGCATCAACCGCCTGTGCGACCTGCACCCGCACGGCACCCGCACCGACGGCGACCTGGTCCTGTCCCTCGTCACCCCCCTGGCCGACGATTACCCAATGTACGAAGAGGCCCGCTGCATCCTGCAAAGCGCCGCCGAGGGCGGCCAGCTCATCGTTCGGCTCGACGACGACAAGACCCTGGGCCGTGAGCTACGCACCTGGTTGCAGACCGACCGGTACATCGGCCGCAAGAATGACGGCACGGCCGCGACCACCACGGTCAAGATCCTGCGCGAGCGCCAAGAGGAGAACCGGGAGCGCCGCGCGCGCCTGGTCCTGCAACTGGAGCGCCTCTGCAAGGAGGCCGCCTACTACGCCGCCGGCCAGCCGGTCCGGCCCAAGGGCGGCACCGCCGCCGCCTCCTTAAGTGATGCCCTGAACTATCTCATCCGCAACAGCTTCAACAAGCTCGGCTACCTCGCGCACCTGTCCGCCAACCCCCAGGCCGAGATCAAGGCGGTACTCAGCGCCACCGACGTGGACGATCTGGGCTTCTCGCTGGAGGCCGGTCAGGGCAACCAGCAGGCACTCGCCGAGGTCGAGGGCCATGTCAACCTCATGGCCGGCGCCAACCGTCAGGTGATCCTGCAAGACCTCGTGGAAGACCGGTTCGGCCGGCGGCCTTACGGCTGGCCGGAGTGGGAGGTCGTCCTGCTGGTGGCCCGCCTGGTCCGCAAGGGCGCCATCAGCCTGGTGATGGACGGTGCGACCCTGTCCGCGGACAAGATCTTCGAGGCGGTCGTCACCCCCAGCAAATGGCGCCGCATCACGGCCATCAAGCGCCAGACGGTCGATCAGGGCCAACTCCAGGCCGCCCGCCAACTGGCCAAAGAGGTCTTCGGCCAGATCGCCCCCGATGGTGAGGACGCGCTCGCCGCCTGCCTGCGCGAACACCTGGGCGGTTGGCGCACCAACCTCGGCCAATACAAGACCCTGGCCGACACCGACGCCTACCCGGGCCGGCAGGAGATCGCCGATGCCGCGGGTGTCATCGCCAAGCTCCTGGCGGAGACCGAGAGCTTTGGCCTGATCGGCACCTTCCTGGAGCGCAAGACCGACCTGCTCGACCTGTCCGACAATGTCCATGAGCTGACGAACTTCTACGAGACCCAGCGCCCCACCTGGGAGCGGCTGCGCAAGGCCGCCGCCCGCTTCCAGCCCAACCGCACCTGGCTCGACAAAGACCCCAAGGCGGCCGCGGCCCTTGCGCGCATCCAGACCATCCTCGACGCCGCCGCCCCCTATGGCATGATCAAGGACGCCGAGTCGTTGATTCAGACCGTCGAAGGCATCGACACCGCCCTGGTCGCGGAGCGCCGAGCCCAGGTCCTGCAAGGCATCGATGCCCAACTCGGCAAGGTCCAGGTGGAGCTCGACGAGGCCAAGGCCGCAACCGATCTGCGCAACCTGTGCCTCCTGCCGCTGCAAGTCCTCAGACGCCAGGTCGAGACCCAAGCCAGCATTGCCCACCTCGACCAGGCCGGGCAGGCCGCCATCGACGCGGCGGACGAGGCGTTCGCCAAGATCGAGGCCGCGGCCAGTCAACGGAAAGACCCTGGTACAGTCGGCGAGCAAGACAAGCCGGTCTACGTCAAGCCGCGGCGTGTCGTGAAGGTCGCGGCCCTGGCACCGGCCGGGTATCTGGAGACCCAGAGCGACGTGGACGGCTACCTGGATCGGCTCCGCAAGGCGCTGGAGAACGCCATCAGCGCGGGGGAGCGCATCGAGATCCGGTAA
- the eno gene encoding phosphopyruvate hydratase has product MSEIVDVRAREVLDSRGNPTVEADVITADGAIGRAIVPSGASTGSREALEMRDGDKGRYGGKGVLKAVGRIEGEIKDAVVGMEVTEQGAIDRTMIELDGTENKSRLGANALLGVSLAAAHAAAQERALPLYRSLSAGPYRLPVPMMNIINGGQHADNSVDFQEFMILPVGAPSIREAVRYGAEVFHALKSVLKARGLATSVGDEGGFAPDLPSNVAAVEAILEAIGKTGFTAGKDIWIGLDVAASEFYKDGVYDLEGEGVKLDSDGVIAMLEGWVNQYPILTIEDGLAEGDWDGWKRLTERLGDRIQIVGDDLFVTNTKILKQGIDRGIANSILIKVNQIGTLTETMEAIAMAHAAGYTAVVSHRSGETEDTTIADLVVATAAGQIKTGSLSRSDRVAKYNQLMRIEDQLGDEAVYAGRNAFRWL; this is encoded by the coding sequence ATGTCCGAAATCGTCGATGTCCGTGCCCGTGAAGTCCTGGATTCCCGCGGCAACCCCACCGTGGAGGCCGACGTCATCACCGCCGACGGCGCCATCGGCCGCGCCATCGTCCCCTCCGGGGCCTCCACCGGCTCGCGCGAGGCGCTGGAGATGCGCGACGGTGACAAGGGCCGCTACGGCGGCAAGGGCGTGCTTAAGGCCGTCGGGCGCATCGAGGGCGAGATCAAGGACGCCGTGGTCGGCATGGAGGTGACCGAGCAGGGCGCGATCGACCGCACCATGATCGAACTGGACGGCACCGAGAATAAGTCCCGGCTCGGCGCCAATGCGCTCCTGGGGGTCTCGCTCGCCGCCGCCCATGCCGCCGCCCAAGAGCGCGCCCTGCCGCTCTATCGCTCGCTCAGCGCCGGCCCCTACCGGCTGCCGGTGCCGATGATGAACATCATCAACGGCGGTCAGCACGCCGACAACAGCGTCGACTTCCAGGAGTTCATGATCCTGCCGGTGGGCGCCCCGAGCATCCGCGAGGCGGTGCGTTACGGTGCCGAGGTCTTCCATGCCCTGAAATCGGTGCTCAAGGCCCGCGGGCTCGCCACCTCCGTCGGCGACGAGGGCGGCTTCGCCCCCGACCTGCCCTCAAATGTGGCCGCGGTGGAGGCGATCCTGGAGGCGATCGGCAAGACCGGCTTCACGGCGGGCAAGGACATCTGGATCGGCCTGGACGTGGCCGCCTCCGAGTTCTACAAGGACGGCGTCTACGACCTGGAAGGCGAGGGCGTCAAGCTCGACTCCGACGGCGTGATCGCCATGCTGGAGGGCTGGGTCAACCAGTACCCCATCCTGACCATCGAGGACGGCCTGGCCGAGGGCGATTGGGACGGCTGGAAGCGCCTGACCGAGCGGCTCGGGGACCGCATTCAGATCGTCGGTGACGACCTCTTCGTCACCAACACCAAGATCCTGAAGCAAGGCATCGACCGCGGTATCGCCAACTCCATCCTGATCAAGGTCAACCAGATCGGCACCCTGACCGAGACCATGGAGGCGATCGCCATGGCCCATGCCGCCGGCTACACCGCGGTGGTCTCCCACCGCTCCGGCGAGACCGAGGACACGACCATTGCCGATCTGGTGGTCGCCACCGCCGCCGGTCAGATCAAGACCGGCTCCCTGTCGCGCTCCGACCGCGTCGC
- a CDS encoding sulfur globule family protein gives MHSFAKLISVAAIVGTAVFAANPAQAWGGPGGGNGWGNGNGNGVGDMWNDMLGDGSGDFNMNMSGRGNGNGRGYGNGRGYGDGRGYGDGRGYGGYPGYGGGYPGYAAPGYGYGAPGYAAPGGGYPGNGAPGYGPGAPGYGAPGYAPQANAYGGGYPGYGYGAPTAPYGAPPAPPAPPVGEAR, from the coding sequence ATGCATTCTTTTGCCAAGCTGATCAGCGTCGCCGCCATCGTCGGCACCGCCGTCTTTGCCGCCAACCCCGCGCAGGCCTGGGGCGGCCCCGGCGGCGGCAACGGCTGGGGTAACGGCAACGGCAACGGCGTCGGTGACATGTGGAACGACATGCTGGGCGACGGTTCCGGTGATTTCAACATGAACATGAGCGGCCGCGGCAACGGCAACGGCCGTGGTTACGGCAACGGTCGCGGTTATGGCGACGGGCGCGGTTACGGCGACGGACGCGGTTACGGCGGCTACCCGGGCTACGGTGGTGGCTACCCGGGCTACGCCGCACCGGGTTACGGTTACGGCGCACCGGGTTATGCAGCCCCGGGCGGCGGCTACCCGGGCAACGGGGCGCCGGGCTACGGCCCTGGAGCACCCGGCTATGGAGCGCCTGGTTACGCGCCCCAGGCCAACGCCTACGGCGGCGGCTACCCCGGCTATGGCTACGGGGCCCCGACTGCCCCCTACGGTGCACCCCCGGCGCCGCCCGCCCCGCCGGTCGGCGAAGCCAGGTAA
- a CDS encoding DUF1819 family protein, with translation MTHDGRYQANFTKGGLMVPESRRVAELLLAGVDAAGWKQAIEGDNLLRKRSPTTASTKALLIRARLRTMTEGLWRLVRDGDRPVATQALFAATITYSPLVGDFMDLVVRDLYRRFEERLKAQHWDRYVEDCHTRDPRTPDWSAGTLTSLRTRVFGMLTEAGYLSDARTRTLRPLTVAPTVAGYLRTHGRDYALRCMEVDPRAS, from the coding sequence GTGACCCATGACGGACGCTACCAGGCCAACTTCACCAAGGGCGGACTCATGGTCCCGGAGAGCCGCCGCGTGGCCGAGCTCCTGCTCGCGGGCGTCGATGCGGCCGGCTGGAAGCAGGCCATCGAAGGGGACAACCTGCTGCGCAAGCGCTCGCCCACCACGGCATCGACCAAGGCCCTGCTGATCCGCGCCCGGCTGCGGACCATGACTGAGGGTTTATGGCGCCTGGTACGTGACGGCGACAGGCCGGTAGCGACCCAGGCGCTCTTCGCCGCAACCATCACCTACTCCCCCCTGGTCGGAGACTTTATGGACCTGGTCGTCCGCGACCTCTACCGGCGCTTCGAGGAACGGCTCAAGGCCCAGCACTGGGACCGCTATGTCGAGGACTGCCACACCCGCGACCCCCGCACACCTGACTGGTCCGCCGGGACCCTGACCAGCCTGCGCACCCGCGTCTTCGGCATGCTGACCGAGGCCGGTTACCTGTCCGACGCGCGCACCCGGACCCTGAGGCCCCTGACGGTCGCGCCGACGGTGGCGGGCTACCTCAGGACCCACGGCCGGGACTATGCCCTGCGCTGCATGGAGGTTGACCCCCGGGCGAGTTGA
- a CDS encoding CTP synthase, producing MTPSKTKFIFITGGVVSSLGKGIASASLAALLEARGLAVTMIKLDPYINVDPGTMSPFQHGEVYVTDDGAETDLDLGHYERFLRTRMGRNNNFTTGQIYDTVIRKERRGDYLGRTVQVIPHITDEIKDSIRLGAQGSDIAMVEIGGTVGDIESLPFLEAIRQMRVELGRENALFMHLTLVPYLRCAGEIKTKPTQHSVKELRSIGIQPDVLLCRCETDLPDEERRKIALFTNVAEDAVISAVDADNIYRIPRLLHAQGLDELVVRQFHLEVGAADLREWDRVLAGFDQPQGQVRIGMVGKYMHLTEAYKSLSEALAHAGVHTGTRVEVVYIDSQEIEQEGPGQLAGLDAILVPGGFGERGIEGKIQAARYAREHRVPYLGICLGMQVAVIGYARDLAGLEGAHSTEFDRQTPHPVIALITEWRDEQGQLETRSEGSDLGGTMRLGGQNCRLEPGSLARAVYGSAQVRERHRHRYEFNNRYLNLMKDAGMRFSGWSLDNRLVEIIEIPDHPWFIACQFHPEFTSTPRDGHPLFCGFIRAALEHQAGGGAGPAPAPVAGATP from the coding sequence ATGACCCCCTCTAAGACTAAGTTCATCTTCATTACCGGCGGGGTGGTCTCGTCGCTCGGCAAGGGCATCGCGTCGGCTTCGCTGGCGGCCCTGCTGGAGGCGCGCGGGCTTGCGGTCACCATGATCAAGCTCGACCCCTACATCAACGTGGACCCGGGGACCATGAGCCCCTTCCAGCACGGCGAGGTCTATGTCACCGACGACGGCGCCGAGACCGACCTGGACCTGGGCCACTACGAGCGTTTTCTGCGCACCCGGATGGGGCGCAACAACAATTTCACCACCGGCCAGATCTACGACACGGTGATCCGCAAGGAACGCCGCGGCGACTACCTGGGCCGCACCGTGCAGGTCATCCCGCACATCACCGATGAGATCAAGGACAGCATCCGGCTCGGCGCCCAGGGTTCCGACATCGCGATGGTGGAGATCGGCGGGACCGTCGGCGACATCGAGTCGCTGCCCTTCCTGGAGGCGATCCGCCAGATGCGGGTGGAGTTGGGCCGCGAGAACGCGCTCTTCATGCACCTGACCCTGGTCCCCTATCTGCGCTGCGCCGGCGAGATCAAGACCAAGCCGACCCAGCACTCGGTCAAGGAGTTGCGCTCCATCGGCATCCAGCCCGATGTGCTCCTGTGCCGCTGCGAGACCGACCTGCCGGACGAGGAGCGGCGCAAGATCGCGCTCTTCACCAACGTGGCCGAGGATGCCGTCATCTCGGCGGTGGACGCGGACAATATCTACCGCATCCCGCGCCTGCTCCACGCCCAGGGGCTCGACGAACTGGTGGTCCGCCAGTTCCACCTGGAGGTGGGCGCGGCGGATCTGCGCGAGTGGGATCGAGTGCTCGCGGGCTTCGACCAACCCCAGGGACAGGTGCGGATCGGCATGGTCGGCAAATACATGCACCTGACCGAGGCCTACAAGTCACTGTCCGAGGCCCTGGCCCACGCCGGGGTGCACACGGGCACGCGGGTGGAGGTGGTGTATATCGACTCCCAGGAGATCGAGCAGGAGGGGCCCGGTCAGTTGGCCGGACTGGATGCGATTCTGGTCCCCGGCGGCTTCGGCGAGCGCGGCATCGAGGGCAAGATCCAGGCGGCGCGCTATGCCCGGGAGCACCGGGTGCCCTATCTCGGGATCTGTCTGGGGATGCAGGTGGCGGTGATCGGTTACGCCCGGGACCTGGCCGGGTTGGAGGGCGCCCACAGCACCGAGTTCGATCGCCAGACCCCGCACCCGGTGATCGCCCTGATTACCGAGTGGCGCGACGAGCAGGGGCAGCTCGAGACCCGCAGCGAGGGGTCTGACTTAGGCGGCACCATGCGCCTGGGCGGACAGAACTGCCGGCTGGAGCCGGGGAGCCTGGCGCGCGCCGTCTATGGCAGTGCCCAGGTCCGCGAGCGTCACCGCCATCGCTACGAGTTCAACAACCGCTACCTGAACCTGATGAAGGACGCGGGGATGCGCTTCTCCGGGTGGTCGCTCGACAACCGGCTGGTGGAGATCATCGAGATCCCGGATCATCCCTGGTTCATCGCCTGCCAGTTCCACCCGGAGTTCACCTCCACGCCGCGTGACGGGCACCCGCTCTTCTGCGGCTTCATCCGCGCGGCGCTGGAGCATCAGGCCGGGGGCGGGGCCGGGCCTGCACCGGCACCGGTCGCGGGGGCCACGCCATGA
- the kdsA gene encoding 3-deoxy-8-phosphooctulonate synthase, which produces MPLAGFEVGLDRPLFLIAGPCVIEGETLAQETAGTLKEITDALGIPFIYKSSFDKANRSSAGSFRGPGLEAGLKILESVRARCGVPILTDVHEDTPLNEVAAVVDVLQTPAFLCRQTNFIQAVAALGLPVNIKKGQFLAPWDMRNVVDKARATGNDRIMVCERGVSFGYNNLISDMRSLAVMRATGCPVVFDATHSVQLPGGQGDRSGGQREFVPVLARAAVAAGVAGVFMETHPRPDQAMSDGPNAWPLGQMRDLLATLVAIDRLVKSAPFAEDAIT; this is translated from the coding sequence ATGCCGCTCGCGGGCTTCGAGGTTGGGCTCGACCGGCCCCTGTTCCTGATCGCCGGGCCCTGCGTGATCGAGGGCGAGACCCTGGCGCAGGAGACGGCCGGGACCTTGAAGGAAATCACGGACGCGCTCGGTATCCCCTTTATCTATAAGTCTTCCTTCGACAAGGCCAACCGCTCGTCCGCCGGCAGCTTCCGCGGGCCCGGGCTGGAGGCGGGGCTCAAAATCCTGGAATCGGTGCGTGCGCGCTGCGGTGTCCCGATCCTCACCGACGTGCACGAGGACACGCCGCTCAACGAGGTGGCGGCGGTGGTCGATGTCCTCCAGACCCCGGCCTTCCTCTGCCGCCAGACCAATTTCATCCAGGCCGTGGCGGCGCTGGGACTGCCGGTCAACATCAAGAAGGGCCAGTTCCTCGCCCCCTGGGACATGCGCAACGTCGTGGACAAGGCGCGCGCCACCGGCAACGACCGGATCATGGTGTGCGAGCGCGGGGTTTCCTTCGGCTATAACAACCTGATCTCGGACATGCGCTCCTTGGCGGTGATGCGCGCCACCGGCTGCCCGGTGGTCTTCGATGCCACCCATTCGGTGCAGTTGCCGGGGGGGCAGGGGGACCGCTCGGGCGGGCAGCGCGAGTTCGTCCCGGTGCTGGCGCGCGCGGCGGTGGCCGCGGGAGTGGCCGGCGTCTTCATGGAGACGCACCCGCGCCCGGATCAGGCCATGAGCGACGGCCCCAACGCCTGGCCCTTGGGCCAGATGCGTGACCTGCTCGCCACCCTGGTCGCGATCGACCGACTGGTCAAGTCCGCTCCTTTCGCCGAAGATGCGATTACATGA
- a CDS encoding DUF3368 domain-containing protein, whose protein sequence is MDAIVSDTTALIVLAGRQRLDLLGACFERVLLPRAVYREWLAGDASVENTVAHLSFLEVVAVEDFPLLGELRTLLDAGEAEALALARARGLPLLVDEKKARTIARMMKIPILGLVGVLLLAVERGILEPQVASALLQESIDHGFRLSERLHQVFLSRLALSADPQMNNKA, encoded by the coding sequence ATGGACGCCATCGTCAGCGATACGACCGCCCTGATCGTGTTGGCGGGCCGACAGCGCTTGGACCTGCTCGGGGCCTGTTTCGAGCGCGTCTTGCTGCCGCGGGCGGTTTACCGGGAGTGGTTGGCAGGCGACGCGTCCGTTGAGAACACAGTCGCGCATCTCAGCTTCCTGGAAGTCGTCGCGGTGGAGGACTTCCCATTGCTCGGTGAACTGCGCACGCTGCTCGACGCGGGCGAGGCGGAGGCCTTGGCGCTCGCCCGAGCGCGAGGACTGCCGCTGTTGGTGGACGAAAAAAAAGCGCGGACCATCGCACGGATGATGAAGATCCCGATCTTGGGACTGGTCGGCGTCCTGTTACTCGCGGTGGAGCGCGGTATCCTGGAGCCGCAGGTGGCCAGCGCACTCCTGCAGGAATCGATCGACCATGGATTTCGCTTGTCCGAGCGGCTCCATCAGGTGTTCCTGAGCCGGCTGGCGTTGTCGGCCGATCCGCAGATGAACAACAAGGCTTGA
- a CDS encoding UPF0175 family protein, with translation MQTVGIKALQTNPGVLSKALDSGDYLLITRHGKPIGIAAAFDDSLLDLGFRKWIAVRSFQAGDLSLGQVAQVFEKSKEETMRLLSELGIAIADYDLAEDLETLELLGSH, from the coding sequence ATGCAGACCGTCGGCATCAAAGCGCTGCAAACCAACCCAGGCGTCCTCAGCAAGGCGCTCGACAGCGGCGACTACCTGCTGATCACCCGGCACGGCAAACCGATCGGGATCGCCGCCGCCTTCGACGACAGCCTGCTCGATCTGGGATTTCGCAAATGGATCGCCGTGCGCTCCTTCCAGGCGGGCGATCTCAGCCTGGGGCAGGTCGCGCAGGTGTTCGAGAAATCAAAGGAGGAGACCATGCGGCTACTGTCCGAGCTGGGGATAGCCATCGCCGACTACGACTTGGCCGAAGACCTCGAAACCCTGGAGTTGCTCGGCAGTCATTGA